The stretch of DNA GATAATATTCGACAATGACCGTGACTTatactatttaatatttcagaTAGCTTGTGAAAAAACGATGGACAGCAAGAGAGATAATAGTCAACTGTGGCAGATGTGACAAGCAAGAAAATGAAACGGAGTAATTAGCTCTTAATTTAAGGCTACAGAGAAAAACATCAGTAAGATATTACCCATTGGTACTGTTTGCTTCtccaaatattacaaaatatacggcatattatttttttatacgatcTACAACATTACAGTTTGGCCTGTAATTTTTTCATGGTGTATTATCaactacaaaattaacatTATATGAAAATAAGAATTTAACAATACCACATTAATTCATTTATTACTAGTCAAGAGTTAACGTgcttttttcctaaaaacatcgaGACCTAATATTTTTGCGACAGACagagtattaatgaagaaaaaaatcaggcCAGATTTACATCCCAAGACAAGACTCTTCAAAACGGGTCCGGATTGTCTGCGTACTACAGACACTCCCTGTTCATGCGAGAagcacagtaaaaaaaatgctacagtaatttTCGGGACTGTGCCCATCACGGTTTATTACTGTAGTAAGTTCATTACTATAGTGGTATATCTGGACCATCTGTTTTGAtccaatggtaaaaaaataatctaaattctGGTTACTGTAGTTCTCAGAGGATCCGGATTGCTTCAAAACGAAATATTACAGGTGATTGCCCAGCGATGGCCAATGGAAGGCTGATCCAACAAGACACTGAAGACAGACATGTCATGCAAACCAGTGATGGTGTGATGTGAAGGCCGATAAATACCATTCAAAATacgaaaatttttagtacaaCAGTCAGCTTCAAGTTTTACAGTGCTTCCTGAATAATTTTACTCCCGGAGCTCTTAGCACTTTATACATGACTTATACCTAGTTGTACACTCCTTACGTTGTGATCATACAACGTACAACTCACTGGAACCACAAATGCAGCTTTAAGATTCGTTCAGCTTGCCATGTCCAGACCTGAATGATCAGGAAGCTGGGATGCCTTCTTCATCCAGGAAACTGCTGAATTGCTGCTAGGTTGCAATCTGTACATCACAGCCATTTCCCTGAACCTTTGTTCTACAGTTTTCGCGCTGTCACTGGTAGCCCGTGCCATGAAAAAGGCAATTCCCAGGTACTCATCTGGATGGTACTTCCACCATGCTTCCAGGTTTTTAGCTTACACAGGAGTCTCCATCCATAATGTCAGACGATGGTTTATCCTGCTGCCGGGGCGTGCTAACCTCCAGGAAGTCCTCCGCGTTGAATTTTTCGATTCCTTCCCACTCCACCTCTGCTGTGTTCTCAAGTTAAGGTTTTAGTTGTTTCACATCGAAATGAGGTATGAGGTATAACATTATTGGAGAGGATAACCAATAATATGATATGTACTGTTTGAAAGAGGATACGTGCTGTCTTCCACATGTCAGTAATGCTAACCCCGGTATCCGATAAGAGCCAATAGTCTGCATCAGTCTGCAAACCAAATACAGGTTGCACATCATTAGCTGTATAAATTCAACTGAACTCAAATGTGATATAAAAGGCATGTCCAGAACAAATAagaaaggattttttttttgtttaattctattttcaaggatttttttagtttacttCTATTTTCATTGGAATTCTTTCAGATATAATACTTTTCTAGTACAGTCCATATCATGCTCCTGGCTCTATGAGGTAAGTAGCACGaaaagtaatatttaattaattagtcatttTCTCCTAAAGGGCAAAGGGGTTTGCAATTCATCAGTTCTGTGATGATCAATCAGTAACAAATCAGGTTCTGAAAGAGGGCAGACACACTCAAAAAGAAGAACATGATCCTAGCAAGATCAATTCAAGTTAGAATATCCTGCCAACAGTTACACAATGAAGTAAACTTACATCAAGTTCTGAAGGAACTATCTTCATCATCCCACCAATATCCTGTGAACTAGAAGGAGCATCAGAAGGCATTAGCAGCCCATCTTGAATATTTGGTTCTGTCTCTGCAGCTTTGTTGGATTCTGCAGCCAATGGTGTCATAGGATTCTCTAGAGAATCCATGCTGACTGTCTGCACAGTCCTTGGAGGAGTCTCCATGCCGCTCATCTCCTCAAATTGGCTAAGAATAAATAATGGAATTAGCATTCAGGCTAAGTTAGAGCACGAGATTCTGAAGCTATGACCATAACAGAGGTGTAGAAGTAAAGAGTATATACCTAACTAGGTAGACATCTATTGGACCCATCGTACTCCTTAAAACAATCCTATATCTCCTCTGTGGATAGTCATTCACCTGCTTGAAGAAAACAGCATTTGTTAACAAAATGTAACATTCACCAAGGTCCTGAACACAACAAACATGTTACAACTCACTTCATCAGGATCTGGGACCTCCAAAGTTGTACCATGAGGTGCTTTGATTGCAATCAGTGTCTGATTCTGCAAAATACACGATCATATTGGTAATTTACTTGCTCATAAAAAACACCAGGATCAACTACAGTTCAACAAACAGAACTTCctcaaaactcaaaagaataaaaaaactaaacagaacCTGGAAGCAGGGCAAAGACTTGATGTCATCTTCTGTGACATAAAGCCACCTGTAGGAAGAGATACAGAAacagatttaaaatttatattgcaGTCTAGACATCTTAGACAATTACGTTGAACCAAAAGTTACTCTCGAGAAAAAATGCAATAATTACTTTTGATTATTTTCATCTTCTGTGAGCCCTCTTAACTTATCTCGCATTTCACTGGAATAAACATTGAAATTAGCATGCTTAGTAAAAGAATATTATCAGAAACTTTAATTAGCTGGTGACCAACCTTATCTGTTGATCTAAACTGTGCTCCTGCAGTGAGAGGGCTTCAATATCAGCCTGTGGATGACAAACATAAAGAATTGTTTAACCATTGGTCAAGCACTCAAGTCCCAAGAACTATGTTATCTATCAGAagcaatatttaaaattttagtgatcAAAATAAGTATGGCACAAAGCATGATACCCGTAAGATGGACATATCATCACTAACTTCTCCTGGTCGAGAATCATCAATCCCTCTGCAAAAAGGGCATATAAATCAAGTGATACCCATGAGATGCCATTTACATATATGGATCCGAGGAGAATATATTACTTCCAACGGATATTGTTCTTGAGCTTCTTTTCTATCAGTCCTATCCCTTCAAGGACATTAGTGATGTCATATATACGCCTCTTTTGTACCTGCAAAACAATTACTATACCTATAAGCTTAACAAAATAAAGGTGTGCTATAAAACCAGACATGAGAAAAAATACTGACTTCTAGTGTCTCTGCGGCATTATTCAAATCAACTATACCACCAGGTGCACCCTTTAGCAAATTTAGGAACTTTTTGGTCAGTAGCCCTGAAAGAAAATGATACCAACAAATGACAAATAAGTATAGCCATTGATGAAACATCAAACGCAAAAGGAGAACATCAGTCAAAATATGAGTGATTCTTCTTGCCTAGGGAGCTATCATAGCGACAGCCACCAACAGGAGTGGCCGGATTGCCTGGAGAACCTGGCAAAGATGGAAACATTAGTAGCTTATCCCATGTTAAGGATGATTCACGAGCTCATGCTGACTCCTGACTGAATTGCAGTACTCACTAGCGCACAAAGGGGTCTGAGGACAAGATTTCTGGCCTTTTGCTGCTTTTGATTTGGCAAAAGCTTTTGAACCTTTTCCTGAAAGCGGTGTTGGAACTGGACTGCCTGCTGCATTGGCATATCCAGGGCTCATCATCCAGTCATTTGATTCAGCAGCTTCATTCTCTTCTCTGTCATGTTTCCGCTTCAACTGCAAACAAAACATCACCGTTGGATTCGATATGAATAAAGCAAAAAAACTCTGTATAACTCAAAACACATCAACAAAAATGTATTAAAGCAACAAGGTTGTTTAAGTGTTCTATTCAACAATAAAATGCAGTGCCCTAGAAGAACTGCAAGAGGGAATTCCATAAACAGTATTCGTTCAGAAGACTAACTAGTCGTGATTATACAGCCTAACTGGCTATTATAGTGTAACAATAGGGGCACCCCTTCCTTGTTTGCACCAGGAGATCCGTTTTTAGAGAGTAGTAAATAAAAAGGTATAACTGCTAAGTGCTTATGCAAGAATCCAGCTAAGGAGGACAGAAACATATAGAAAGAAATTAAACTCAGAAATGTTactttctccttctccttttttttcatcaactTTGTAATGCCACCCTTAAGGTTCTTAATGTAATTCAGGTGGGGCTTctcgccccccccccctccccccggtGACCCCTTCAAAAAAAGACCAATAGATCCTAGAAAGTTACTAATGTGTGAACTAGTTTATAATAGATTCCCAGCTGAATAAGAATGGAATCAAGTCTGTAGCGAATCCAAATTCAATGCTTCTTCTAACAATTCCTTAGGTAGTTAGCCAAAGATTGAAACAACACaacaaaatttagaaaatcaaGGCTTGGGTTTTTCAATCAAGCCTTGAATTTGAAAAACAGATAGAAATGAGCCAGTATTGGTTGCAAGGAATAGAGTGAAGAAATTATACGTTTTAAGCTTGACTAACTATCCACGAGTGCAAGAGATGGAAGGATGACTATTGGGTATCCTTGCATTCTGGTAACATTATATCTTCACAATTATAAGACAGTACATATGAAGCATTACCGATCAATGGTCCTACAAGCTTTTGTGAGCGAAATTTACCTACATGCCTACACGACAAGTGTAATTATGTCAGTAATTCCCCTGTACCTATTTTAAAGATGAACGATGAAACATATCAGTCCCATTTGGAAGTAATGTGGTTATTGATACCCCCTCCACACCGCAAAATTTAGTTAACATTAGATTAAATCATTCAGCATCCCAGAAGGGCCTTCCAAAATGTCTCAAACTACACCAATCCATGAGCACACGACTCACCAACCGTTGGCCATGGACTATCAAACTAGCTCAGCTTTGCACAGTATCAATTCACTAAAAACACAACCTCATCTCCTGCAAACTGCCCATCCATTGGTTGCTCCCCTGATCTATTCTGTACTAAATAGCGAAAAAACCAAGTTTTTAAAAGAAGGTTGTTAATGAGTTGCACAGAATTAGTCCGTCATTCCCATCCTAGCAACAGATTCAAGAAAAACCTCAGGAAAGCATCCCCATCTGACCAGCCCATCCGGAAACACCGGAAGAATCATCAGATCCTCTGCAGAATCGCGCCGCAACCCACCGACGCGAAGGCGACCAAAATTCAACCAAATTTTTCCCTCCGCCGCACCAACAAACCACCCATCCACCCCCACGCCCCAACCAAATTCACCCCGTCAATCTCCAACATTGCTGCACCCGAGCTaccgcgacggcgcggacgaactccccaccaccgccaccaccaacctcctcccctcgccggcTCCCCgccagcggcgacgacgaggggtGTGGGTGGGGGGACCAAGCCCGCCCCGCGTTCGTCCAGCCGAAAGGCGAGGCAGCAAAAACAAGagttcctcctccctcgcagTGCCACCGGAAAGGCGGGGAGGGACTCACTGGCGTCCTGACGAGCACGGCCTCCGTCAtatcccctccccctcctgctccgccgccgccgccggcgccgaactGGTGGTActcccccggcggcggcgcgaacgGCTGGTAGCGCTGGAGCAGcacccgcgcggcggcgacctcgctggagccggcgccggcggccgccatggggatcggcgggcgggcgggcgctaGGGTTTGGATCTGAGGAATTTTTTTGGCGGCAGCGGGGGAAAAAACGAGGGAAAAGTGGTTGGCGAGACGAAACGAAAGGAGGGAAATTGCAGGTtttatgctgctgctgctactggaGACGAGCGCTTCAAAGGGCTCTACCTGCTATTCTTTCTATAAGagggaaaaataaatgggATGGAAAAGTGCTTTGCTTTGAAACTTTTTAATGATCATTATCGTTTTCTTTTAAAAGTATgttgtatgatttttttcatgtttattttataatggttTTTTGCTTTTAAGGTTCATTATATGGATTTTGTGAAatactaa from Oryza brachyantha chromosome 12, ObraRS2, whole genome shotgun sequence encodes:
- the LOC102706523 gene encoding transcription factor E2FA, encoding MAAAGAGSSEVAAARVLLQRYQPFAPPPGEYHQFGAGGGGGAGGGGDMTEAVLVRTPLKRKHDREENEAAESNDWMMSPGYANAAGSPVPTPLSGKGSKAFAKSKAAKGQKSCPQTPLCASSPGNPATPVGGCRYDSSLGLLTKKFLNLLKGAPGGIVDLNNAAETLEVQKRRIYDITNVLEGIGLIEKKLKNNIRWKGIDDSRPGEVSDDMSILRADIEALSLQEHSLDQQISEMRDKLRGLTEDENNQKWLYVTEDDIKSLPCFQNQTLIAIKAPHGTTLEVPDPDEVNDYPQRRYRIVLRSTMGPIDVYLVSQFEEMSGMETPPRTVQTVSMDSLENPMTPLAAESNKAAETEPNIQDGLLMPSDAPSSSQDIGGMMKIVPSELDTDADYWLLSDTGVSITDMWKTAPEVEWEGIEKFNAEDFLEVSTPRQQDKPSSDIMDGDSCVS